Sequence from the Pirellulales bacterium genome:
ATCAAAGTATTGCACGACTTGATCGAGCATCTCGCGGTGCTGCCCGGTGAGGCAAACGATCGGTTCGATTTCGTCCGCGCGCCGACAAGCCTGGACTACGGGGGCCAGCTTGATGCCCTCGGGCCGAGTTCCAAACGTCAACAACGGGCGCAGTCGAGACAAGGGAATCTTATCGAAGAGAAGAACTATGAATTTTTTGCTTAGCGTTGCACACCACTCGTCAGACAAATTCGCAGACGATCAACCAATAGTATAATCGAACGTCAACGACGACGATGGCAGCCCCGCACGGTTGTCTGAATCGGCATATTCGGTACGATCGCTTTGATCGGTGAAAGCTTTGGTGTCCGCCGGCGGTTATTGATCGGACCAATCCAGCGATCGGTAAATCGGTATTGTTACTTTGGCATCAATGAAATGTGTTTTCCGGGAACCCCAAACACGAGCGTGTGAGGGCCGACATTATGAGTTGCCACAGACCCTGCACTAACTTTTGATCCACTTCCGACCCGGCAGCCCGGGAGGACGCTGGAGTGGGTCGCCAAGAAGACTCCTTCCTCCAATACGCTGAAACCATTCATCGTAGCATAGGGACAAAGGTTGCAATACCTGCCAATGCGGGTGTCGTGTCCGGCGGAAGCATGGAGATTCAGCAATACGAAATCGCCCAATTTCGCGTCATTCATGACAAGTGAGTTCGGGTAGAGCACGCAGCCTTCGCCGAGTTCCGCGGTTTTGGCAATTGTTGCCGTCGGATGGATCAGAGTCAGAAACCGCGCCCCGCGCGACTTCAACGAGAGTACGATCTGGCGGCGGTGCTCGATATCGCCAATGGCGAGCAAGAAACGATCATTGTCAGCCGGCACATATCGCTCGGGATCGTCTAGGATTGGCTCCGGCACTTCATAACTTTCGAGGTCGTTTGGATTGCTCGACAAAAATCCTTTGACGCGAACCGATGCCCGAGGAAAACAATCCGGCACCAACTGCCGAATTTCTCGGCCAAAGCCTCCAGCGCCGACGATGACGATATTGTACATGATCGTGGATGAAAACGCGCGCCGTCGTCAATCGAAACGATTGGGAATTCGATTGAACCAGCCTTTAACAAACTCAGTGCCGTCATCAGCCGAAGTTCGGCCATTAATCTTGATCGATGGCTTCCGCATAGACTTTGACAAGATCGCCAAACGTTCGCACGACGATTCCTGGCTTGCGAAACGGATCGACCCCGAATCGCTGATCCAGCAATACGACAACTTGAGCTAAGTCCAGCGAATCCAAACCAATTTGTTCCAACAGGAAGTCTTCGTTGCGTGCCTGCTTGGCAGCGCGTCCCGTCTCTTCCAAGACTCGCCAGAGTACCGCTTCGATTTCCTTGCGAATATCTGTAGGGCCATTCATATGCATTCTTCCGATGACCGTTGTTTGATGATTTTCGCCGGGCAACCAACCGCCGTTGAATATGCAGGCAAGTCGCGAATCACGACCGCGCCGGCTCCCACAATTGAGTAAGCCTCGATCGCAACGCCGGGGATAACGCTTGATCCCGTGCCCATGAACACACCTTCTCCGATCGTCACGTTGCCCGCTAAATGTGTACCGGGAGCAACGTGCGCGTAATCGCCGACGCGGCAGTCGTGGTCGATGCTCGCTGATGTATTGATGATAGCGTGCCGTCCAATGGTAACTCCTGGTTGCACTACGGTGCCTGCGAAAACTACTGTTCCGTGACCAATGATCGCGGAGTCGTCCACGTGGGCTCCCGGATGAATCACTGTGATCCAGTCTCGATCGTATCGATTTGCAAGCCGCTTCCGAAAAAATGGATCTCCCACGGCAATGACCGCAGGCAGGCGATCTTTCTCATCCAATCGTTCGATCGGGCCGGTTACCAGCGCCCCCAACAGCGATTGATTCCATTTCGTCTCATCGTCGTCGTAGACACAACGAATATCCCAGCCCATCGACCTGAGCGAACTGATGACAACTTTGGCGTGTCCTCCCGCTCCGACGACGATGGCTTCAAGTCCGCAACGCATATTCATTAGTTTGCTTGATCCCACGCTTGCCGTCGAGTGGCTCGGTCTCTATAAGTCCCTACTACATCCTGAAGCCTTTGCGGCCGAAGAATCTCTCTGCGGCAAGAATTCTGGCATGGTTGCATGTGAATCGGCACTGATATTTGCTCGCTTAATGACTTGCCAAAAAGTGCGTAGAATGATGCGGAGGTCGAGCCAAAAACTCAGATGGTCGACATACCAGACATCCAAGCGAAATTTGTCGTCCCAAGTAATTGCATTTCGCCCGTTGATCTGAGCCCATCCGGTTATCCCCGGACGCACTTCATGGCGGCGGGCCTGTTCGGGAGAATATCGCGGAAGGTATTGCATCAGCAGCGGACGCGGTCCCACCAGGCTGAGGTCGCCGCGAAGGACGTTCCAAAGTTGCGGTAATTCATCGAGGCTTAATGCCCTCAACCACCGACCGATGGAAGTTAGGCGCTCCGCATCCGATAGCAGTTGACCGCCGCGATCTCGGGCGTCCAACATGGTTCGAAATTTCAATACTGTGAACGGCTTACCATGCAAGCCAGGCCTTGGTTGACGAAAGAGCACACCCTTCCCCAAGCAAGCCCGTACAACGATCGCAGTGAGGACCATGATTGGCAGAACGGCAACCGTGCCGGGAACAGCCAAGCCCAAATCGAGTAATCGTTTGCCAAAACGTCGATACATAGATCGTCACCGTGCCATCGGATGCGGCTGCAGCATTGAAATTCCGACCTCGCGGCCACAATGATGCGATTCATGATTCGGAACGGCTGCGGAATCGAGTTCTGTTGACGGCCTGACGCCCGCAAGCTTCAAAATCAATTGGACGAATTGTTGCGATTGTCTGTCGCGATTGAAATGGTGTTCAACGAAGCGGCGACCGTTCGCTCCCATGTTCCTGGCTTCTTGGGTATGTTCGGCGCACCACAGTACGGCATCGGCCATCGCTTGCGGATTGCCAGGTGGGACAAACGTGCCTGCTTGGGCATCGTCGAGGGCCGAGCGGATGACGCCGTCAATTGCCAGCAAGGTCGCCCTGCCAGCCGCCATGTAGTCAAAGACTTTATTGGGATAGGTTGTGGTAAACATCGGAATATTTTGCAGCACGGCCAAGCAAACGTCCGCCGCGGCTAGGACTGCGGGCATTTGCTTTTTGGGATAGGCACCTGTAAAAGAAACGTTGCGCAACCCCAACGATCGGCATTTCGATTCGAGGTTTATCCGTTCTTTGCCATCGCCAACGAACACGAATTGTACTTCGGGGCGGTGACTCAGCAATGATGCAGCATCAATCACCGTTGTGAGATCGTTTGCGACACCCAGTGCGCCTGCATAGAGGACCACAAATTTGTCAAGCAGATCGTGTCGTTGACGAAATTCTTTGCCATCGGCTGTGGGGTCAAAGACGGTAGGATCCACTCCGTTCGCGATGAAGCTGATCTTGTGCGGTGGAACCTGTTTGTTGATCAAGTAGTCGCGATAGGCTGGAGAGTTAACCAGCAAGTGCGTGGCGCGGGAGTACAAAAATCTTTCCAATCGCCGCGCCAACCAAATCAAAACAGGATTGCGAAGCACACCCATGTCAATGGCAAATTCTGGCCATAAATCGCGAATTTCGAGCAGGAACGGCCTGCGTCGTAGGACTGAAATCAACCAGGCCGAAATCGGCTGAAACAATGGCGGCGACGTTCCCATGACGACGTCAATTTTTCCGACTCGCCATGCGATAACAAACGACGTAATCATAAAGCTAATGAACGACAGCACTCGCCAAACGAAACTGCGGTGCAGCGCAGGATAAGCATAGGCCCGCAATACACGCACACCGTCATAATTCTGCTCGGTCGCCCACGAGGTTATTTCCGACGCGTTCTTGCCGGTCAGGTAGTTTAATGCGCCTGCAACGACAATGGGTTTACATCCCGCCTGACGAGCGCGCAATAACAACTCGAAATGCCGTGTACCGCCGGGATCTTCGGGCGAGGCGAACGATTGGTGAATCAGCAAGATCTTCATCGATTACTTCGCTCTCGCGTCCGCGGCGAGGTATCGTCAATTGTCAGCGGGGTGATGTTCGCCACGATTCGGCGGGCTTGGCGCATCGGTGGGGTGCACTCAATCTGCCACGAGAATTCCTTCCATTTTAGTTCAGCAATTTCATTCTGTCTCGCCCGCGCGCCGCGCTGCAAAGTGATTGGCCAATCACCGGAAAATACGCTGATGAGGCGGATCGGTAATCGCCCCACCACCTCGGCTTCCAAGGTTGGAGTTACCTCCCGCACGCCATAATACAGCGACGTAAATCCTTGGAATCCCCGTGAATCGACTTGTCCCCGAACGATTGACCAGCGGCACTGCTGTCCCTCGCAACCGTCGAGCAATGCCAAATGGCAATCGCCAACAGGCATTTGGACCGTGATTGCGCATCTTCCGGCATCCAGTTCCATCGGCACATCGGGTAAATGCCAGCGCAATACGGCCGAGTGATGGCCCTGACCGAGCAAGTCATCCACAATCAACCATACGTCGCCGTTCAATCTGGCAATTGCTCGCCGACAAAGCACTCGCCATGGCTTGCGGTCGTAGTCGAAGTGTTCTCCCTCGAAATAAGCAACACCGTTGACGTCCGCCTCAAAATGGCGCAGGCGGCCTTTCGGCCAAGGAAAGTACAAGAATCGCGATACGCGCTCGACGGGTGGTGTTCCGTCAATCTCGACGATGTTGTGTGATCGCGCAAGCTGAAAATAGTCTTCGCAAGCTCGTCCCTCCGCCGGAAAATACAGGTAAGTCCCTGAGTCGTGCAGCACATTTTGGCCACGCCACCACAGGTCAAAATGCAATTGATCGTATTGGCCCGGTCGATCGCGATGCGTATGGCAACGGATCATTCCCCAGCTTTCTCTGCTGCGAAGTGTATAGTACCCGCCCTGGCGGAATGCAGATGATGTAGGGCTAGTGGAAGGCTCCTGCGGCGCGCTCAGCGATTCCTTTCCAAATAGCCAAAGCAAGTCCTCGTCCCAAGGACCGGCTGGAAAACGCCTTCGTCCGGTCACCAAAAAATGTGCCGCTTGGACGGCGGGACGCATATCGTTGAAATCGCATTCGCTCAATGGCAAGACCAAAGCGCCATCGTTATTGCCATAGAGAGGCGCTTGCCCAGTCTTTTCATCCAGCATTTGAAACAAGAATTCTTCGGCTCGGCCAATCCGCCCGATGGTTTCTGAATCGAAGGGACAACCGTGCCAGCGCGCTAACAGCGTCGCAATAATCGACATTTGTAGCATTACACGATGATAGTTCATCGAGTTCTGCAAATAAGTGCCATCGGCGTAAACTTGCCGGCGAAGTTCGTCGCAAAAGATTGAACGACCGCGGTCGAACCAATTGTCAGCGTCGCGAAATTCAGGAAACAGATGCCCGATCAGCATCAAGCCGCACGCTTCC
This genomic interval carries:
- a CDS encoding glycosyltransferase family 4 protein produces the protein MKILLIHQSFASPEDPGGTRHFELLLRARQAGCKPIVVAGALNYLTGKNASEITSWATEQNYDGVRVLRAYAYPALHRSFVWRVLSFISFMITSFVIAWRVGKIDVVMGTSPPLFQPISAWLISVLRRRPFLLEIRDLWPEFAIDMGVLRNPVLIWLARRLERFLYSRATHLLVNSPAYRDYLINKQVPPHKISFIANGVDPTVFDPTADGKEFRQRHDLLDKFVVLYAGALGVANDLTTVIDAASLLSHRPEVQFVFVGDGKERINLESKCRSLGLRNVSFTGAYPKKQMPAVLAAADVCLAVLQNIPMFTTTYPNKVFDYMAAGRATLLAIDGVIRSALDDAQAGTFVPPGNPQAMADAVLWCAEHTQEARNMGANGRRFVEHHFNRDRQSQQFVQLILKLAGVRPSTELDSAAVPNHESHHCGREVGISMLQPHPMAR
- a CDS encoding acetyltransferase; protein product: MRCGLEAIVVGAGGHAKVVISSLRSMGWDIRCVYDDDETKWNQSLLGALVTGPIERLDEKDRLPAVIAVGDPFFRKRLANRYDRDWITVIHPGAHVDDSAIIGHGTVVFAGTVVQPGVTIGRHAIINTSASIDHDCRVGDYAHVAPGTHLAGNVTIGEGVFMGTGSSVIPGVAIEAYSIVGAGAVVIRDLPAYSTAVGCPAKIIKQRSSEECI
- a CDS encoding sugar transferase, encoding MYRRFGKRLLDLGLAVPGTVAVLPIMVLTAIVVRACLGKGVLFRQPRPGLHGKPFTVLKFRTMLDARDRGGQLLSDAERLTSIGRWLRALSLDELPQLWNVLRGDLSLVGPRPLLMQYLPRYSPEQARRHEVRPGITGWAQINGRNAITWDDKFRLDVWYVDHLSFWLDLRIILRTFWQVIKRANISADSHATMPEFLPQRDSSAAKASGCSRDL
- a CDS encoding alginate lyase family protein, whose amino-acid sequence is MNRPQLAWNVLTRLGPRIAWLRAEGLLKKMSGWNRRHFRARKWSDIDLPSICIGEVTVNDYADFKRRNSPQFLFPIGRPPDGFHPPESHSARQPDLRERLKFLKENRCVNFFRAPTAAVVDATSPDHLWSSSDLPWYEVPDFLSTQGDIRTLWEPSRAAWALDLARANGRADMADASALFWRWVDSWMRCCPPWQGLQWKCGQEAAVRFLAMAIGFWTFADDPASTPEHFVQFARLAWATGYRIEKHVHYARSQKNNHALSEACGLMLIGHLFPEFRDADNWFDRGRSIFCDELRRQVYADGTYLQNSMNYHRVMLQMSIIATLLARWHGCPFDSETIGRIGRAEEFLFQMLDEKTGQAPLYGNNDGALVLPLSECDFNDMRPAVQAAHFLVTGRRRFPAGPWDEDLLWLFGKESLSAPQEPSTSPTSSAFRQGGYYTLRSRESWGMIRCHTHRDRPGQYDQLHFDLWWRGQNVLHDSGTYLYFPAEGRACEDYFQLARSHNIVEIDGTPPVERVSRFLYFPWPKGRLRHFEADVNGVAYFEGEHFDYDRKPWRVLCRRAIARLNGDVWLIVDDLLGQGHHSAVLRWHLPDVPMELDAGRCAITVQMPVGDCHLALLDGCEGQQCRWSIVRGQVDSRGFQGFTSLYYGVREVTPTLEAEVVGRLPIRLISVFSGDWPITLQRGARARQNEIAELKWKEFSWQIECTPPMRQARRIVANITPLTIDDTSPRTRERSNR
- a CDS encoding acetyltransferase; translated protein: MYNIVIVGAGGFGREIRQLVPDCFPRASVRVKGFLSSNPNDLESYEVPEPILDDPERYVPADNDRFLLAIGDIEHRRQIVLSLKSRGARFLTLIHPTATIAKTAELGEGCVLYPNSLVMNDAKLGDFVLLNLHASAGHDTRIGRYCNLCPYATMNGFSVLEEGVFLATHSSVLPGCRVGSGSKVSAGSVATHNVGPHTLVFGVPGKHISLMPK